The nucleotide window AAATTTTATTACATGAAGATGTGGAAAAAATAAGAACTGTCCATAATAAAAGTGTAGATGAATATTTCAGGGAGGTGTTCAGATGATAAAACTGTTCAAATATGAATTCGGCTCTACTGCCAGATTGCTTTTTCCTTTATACATTGTTGTTCTGGGAATAGGATTTCTGAATAAGATTGTTACTACATTCGGTAAGAATACAGGTATAGAAAAACTTTTTCTGAATGACAGTTCTTTAAACTGGAGAGGTCTTGATACTGCCGTTTTTTCTTTCCAGGTATTTTCATATTTTCTTGCGGCACTTATTGTAGCGGGAATTTTTGTATTAACTTATTTTAGCATAATAAACAGATACTATAACTCTATGTACGGAAACGAAGGATACCTTACAAATACTCTGCCTTTGAAAACTCACGAATTGATTCTTGCAAAATTTTTCAATTTTCTTTTCTGGATATTTATAGGAAGTGTTGTTTCTTTAACTTCTATTATGCTTCTTTTCCCGACAATAACTTTTAAAGAAATTTGGGCATTTGCAGTAGGTCTGATTTCCCAAATAGATTCTACAGATTATATTGATTATATAACAAGAATTATTCTGATTGTAATAAATAATTTTGTTAATTTATGTTTAAATATAATGATTATATTTTTATCCGTAACTATTACGAATTTTTTCAATAATTACAAACTTATAGCGGGAATTGTGTCGTATTTTGTAATAAGAACCGTTTTAAAAATCATTTATTTTTTATTGATATATTTACCTACATTTTTAATGGTAATAAATAAAGATCCGGAAGACTTATTCAAAGGATCCGCTTTAAATATACTTTTGGCGATTTTTCTGGCAATAATCGAATGGATAATTATATTTTCAATAATAAACTATATCCATAAAAATAAACTGAACTTGGAATAAAGGAGATATTTGTAATGAAAAATTTACCCGTAACACCCTTGCCTACGGTAAAACTTGACAAGCAGCAGGAAACTTTACTGGAACATAACAGATTATTGGGAACTCTTTTGGGAGAAACCATTTTTACATATGCAGGACTTCACATTTTCAAAGTTACCGAAAGTTTGAGAGAGGCTTCAATTTCATACTATAAAACGAACAAACAGGAAAGTCGAAAAGATTTATCATTATTCTGCTCGGAACTCGGAGATTCGGAAATTCTTCGTGTTATAAGAGGATTTACTTATTTTTCGGTACTGGCGAATATAGCTGAAGATGTTTATCAGGTTTATCAACACAGAAATATGAAATTTTCAAATAAAACAGAAATGGGAACACTGGAAAAATCTCTGGAAAATCTTAAAAAGAAAGGTATTTCCGTAGAAAAAATACTGGAAGCCATGAAAAAAGTTTCTGTAGTACCGGTATTAACTGCACACCCTACACAGGTACAAAGAAAAAGTATTCTGGATTTGATGAGAAAAATTACCGATACTCTTTCCAAATATGAAAATGTACAAATTCATCAAATAGATGAAAACGAGTGGATTGACGAATTAAATTCCAAAATAAAAATTTTGTGGCAAACTTCCATGTTGAGAACTTCCCAACTTAGAGTGACAGATGAAATAAGTAATGCTCTAAGCTACTATAATATAACTTTTTTTAATGAAATTCCCGAATTAACAAATAAATTTCAGGAAATTTCCGAAAAATTGGGAGAAAGCAAATTTGAAGCTGAAAAGCTCATACCTCTGACTATGGGAATGTGGATCGGAGGAGACAGAGACGGAAATCCTTATGTTACCGTAGATACTCTTGAGACTTCTGCTCAGGCACAGGCTCTGACTTTATTCCAGTTTTATCTTGATGAAATAGAAAGTATTTATCGTGATTTATCAATGTCCAATACAATGACCGAAGTCAGTAAAGACTTGGAAAAACTGTCTGAAGCTTCAGGAAAAGTTTCTCCTCACAGGGTAAACGAACCTTACCGTCGGGCATTGACTGCAATTAATGATAGACTTTTGGCAACTGCTTATAAACTATGCGAAAACAAAGAGGTTCTTCCTCCGAAAAGAAAAGATTCCCTCGATATTCCTTACAACTCACCCGAAGAATTTACGAAAGACTTGGAAATCGTTGCAAATTCTTTGATTGAAAATAACAGCGAAGCTTTAGTAAAAGGAAAACTGAGAAATCTTATAAGCGGAACAAAAATCTTCAGTTTTCATCTGGCAACAATAGATTTACGTCAGGATTCGAGCATTCACGAGCTTTGTGTAGCAGAACTTCTGAAAAGTGCAAATATAATGGAAGACTATTTGAGTTTACCTGAAAATGCCCGTTGTGAAATGCTTTTGAGAGAATTGGAGCATGATCCTCGTATTTTAAGCGATCCTACAATTTCTCAAAGCGAGTTGTTAAAAGGAGAACTTGCTATTTTCAGAAAAGTTAAATCACTAAGAGACAGATTCGGCAGTAGAATCATAGAAAAACATCTTGTTTCTCACGCTACGAGTGTATCGGATATGCTTGAAATAGCGATTTTATTAAAAGAAGCCAATCTTGCAAAAGGAGACAAAAATCCTTTCTGCGATATTCAGATAGTCCCTCTATTTGAAACAGTTGAAGATCTAGAAGCTTCGTCGGAAATTCTCGAAAAATGGTTTTCTCTTCCTCTTGTCCAAAAATGGATGGAGAAAAGCGGAAGAAAGCAGGAAGTTATGCTCGGATATTCGGACAGCAACAAAGACGGAGGCTATTTAAGCTCAAGCTGGTCTTTATATAAGGCTCAGAAAAAACTGACAGCTTTAGGAAACAAGTTTGATGTGCAAATTTCATTCTTTCACGGAAGAGGAGGAACAGTCGGTCGTGGAGGCGGTCCAAGTTACGAAGCAATACTGGCACAGCCTGAAGGAAGTGCCGACGGAACTATCCGCCTTACTGAACAGGGAGAAGTTATCGGTGCAAAATACGGAAATCCCGATTTAGGATTTAAAAACCTTGAGGCTCTTGTCTCCGCAGCATTAGAGTCGGGTGCTTTAACTGTAGAAGATGCGAAATGGGGTGAATACGAAAAAATCATCGAAGAAATATCCGAATCAAGTTATAAAGTTTATCGTGAATTAGTTTACAACACCGAAGGATTTACAGATTTTTTCTTTGAAATTACTCCGATTAATGCTATTGCAGGATTAAATATCGGTTCCAGACCTTCTTCACGTAAGAAAAAGCAGTCTCTGGAAAGTCTGAGAGCTATTCCGTGGGTATTTTCATGGTCTCAGTCACGTATTATGCTTCCGGGTTGGTACGGATTAGGTGCTTCATTTACAGAATGGATAAATAAAAATCCCGATAATCTTTCCATTTTACAAAAAATGTATAGAGAATGGCCGTTTTTCAGATCGGTTATTTCCAATGCGGACATGGTGCTTTCCAAATCCGATTTAAGAATCGCTTCGGAATATGTAAAATTGGCTCAAAATCAGGAAGTTGCACAAAAAATATTTTCAGAACTTGTTAAGGAATGGGAACTTACTCTCGATGTATTGAAAAAAATTACGGGAAATGATGTTTTACTTGCAGATAACCCCGAACTTGCAAGCAGCTTAAGAAACCGTCTTGCTTACTTTGATTCTATGAACTATCTGCAAATAGAACTGTTAAAAAGATTAAGAGAAGGAGATGAGTCCGAAGATTTAAGAAAGGCCCTTCATATATCAATAAACGGACTTGCGACAGGTTTGAGAAACAGCGGATAAAAAAAATTATCAAAAAACTTGTAATAATTCAGATAATATGATAAAATATGTTTCGATATGTGTATGTGTAAAGGAGGTAAATTTATGCAAATATGTGAAGTTTTCGGAAAAAGAGTAGGGCACGGAAACATGGTCAGTCACTCTCATAGAGCTACTAAAAGAATATGGAGACCTAATCTTCAGACAATGACATTGAATGTTGACGGATCTGAAATAAAAGTAAGAGTTTGCACTAAAGCAATGAAAACATTAAAAGGTAAAAATGTTGATCAAGTTAAAAAAATATTATTGGAAAATAAAGACAATTTGAGCCCAAGAATCTCAAAAGTATTGTTTTCTGCAAAGTAAGTTTATTAAAAAGTAAACTTACTTTTTTTATTTTTTTTAAAAATGACTTTATTTTAATAATTGTAAAAGTAATTAAAAATTACTCTGTTATTATATTTTATAAATTCAGAGAAAATATGAACTTTTTTATCTATAGGAAAACTTATTTTCTGAACAGTTTTTTTAATGAAAACAAAGGTTTACTTCTTACAATTTTTTCATTTTCCAAAAAATCTCTCATCACCTTTAACGATTTTCCCGCTTTTACAACGACAAAATTAAAAGATCCCGATTTTTTGGTATCTATAAAAAAACCTCTTATATACCTGTCATTGAAAAAAATCTGGGCTCGTACTTTTTCTATCTCTTCCCATGGAATTTGTATACAATCTTCAGTATTTCTTATATTATAAAATTCAAAAGCTCTATCCCCGATTAAAATATCTCCTCTTTTATTCCCGAAACCTCCACTCAAAAAATTTCCTTTTGTTACGAATAATGCTTTTGTATTTAAAGAAACAGCCAATTTTATGCCTCCTCTTACATTAAAAAATAAAAGAGAATGTCCCAAAATATAAAATATAACTTTTTCAACATCTTCCAAGTTGGAGAAATTGCGTAAAATTTCTATAGCAAAAGAATAAAGATTATAATTAATATCCACTTGAGACAATTCTCTTTTTCTATAAATTAGAATATTCCCACTAAATGCCCTAAAATACCGACCGCAAATAATCCGAATATAATAAGAATAGGGTTTACTTTTTTCTTAAGCAGCCACATGCAAAGGAATGTCAGCAGTAATGCTGCAAATCCCGGCACAAGCTGATTTAAGTTATCCTGTAAAGTAGTAATTTTTTCAGGAGTAAGTGAAACTCCGCTCATCATTTCACTCAATATTCTCTGTAATTCAGCTCCATTTACATTTTCTTGAGGAAATTTTATGAAAGCACCCTCAGATAAAGGAACTTTTGATATTATCATAGGAAAATTGATCGAAGTCCAACGCTGAACCAGAATGCCCATTACAAACATTCCGAGTATTGAAGCCCCTTTAGTAACAGTTTGAAGTAAACCTCCAGACAAGTCTTTCGTAATTTCTGCACCTTTTTGATAACCGAATTCCTGCGTATACCATAAAAATCCTATACGGATTATATTCCATACTATGAAAAAGAATAAAGGAGCGATTACTGAGCCGCCTGTTGCAAGAGAGGCTGCTATGGCTCCCAATATAGGACGTACAGTAAACCAGAATACAGGATCTCCTATACCTGCCAAAGGTCCCATCATTCCTATTTTAACTCCTTGAATTGCCGCATCATCTATAGGAATACCGTTTGCACGTTCTTCTTCCAAAGCGAGTGTCACTCCTAAAATAGGAGCTGCTATATAGGGGTGTGTATTAAAAAATTCCAAATGACGTTTCAATGCAGCTGAAGCATCATTTCTATCAGGATATAATTTTTTAAGAGCAGGTATTAATGAATATGCCCATCCTCCGTTTTGCATACGTTCATAATTCCATGAACCTTGAAGAAATTGAGAACGCAACATAACACTACGACGATCACTTTTTGATAATTTTATTTTATTTTCTGCCATTTTATATTCCTCCTTAATAGTTATCCAAAATATCGCCTAACGGGTCATCGGAAGATGAAGCTCCTCCACCGCCACTGTTACTTTTTTTGGAAAGATTCAAGTAAATAATAGCCAGACATACTCCGATAATTCCTGTCGCTATTAAAGTCAACTCTTTTAACGGAGCCAATGCAAATCCCAAGAAAAAGAAAGGCCATACTTCTTTTGTTGCCATAAGGTTAATAACCATTGCATAACCCACTGCCACAACAAATCCTCCGCCTATTGTCATGCCTTCTGTAAACCATTTCGGCAAGGAAGATAATGCCCCCTGAATAATTTCCGAAGGAATAAATAACAACAACACTGCAGGAACAGCAATACGTAATCCTTGACATAAAAGAGCTATAATATGCCAAAATTCTACTCCCTTAAAATTACCGCTTTCTGCTGCACGATCTGCCTGATGAACTATAACTACAGAAAGTGTACGGACCACCATAGTCAATACCAATCCCACAGTAGCCAAAGTAATTGCTGCAACAATAGCTGCATTACGTCCGTCAGCACTGAAATTTCCGGCTTTTACAAAGATAATAGCTGAAGCTACCGATGCCAAAGCAGCATCGGGGGCAACAGCAGCTCCTATATTTGCCCATCCGAGTGCAATAAGCTGCAATGCTCCCCCTAACATTATACATTCAGGTAAATGTCCTGTAGCCAATCCTATTAAAGAACAGGCAATAATCGGCTGATGAAATTGAAACTGATCGAGGATACCTTCCATACCTGCCAAAAAAGCTACAATAAGTACAAAAACAACCGTTATAATATTAAAATCCATAATAACCTCCTAAAATTAAAGTTTTAAACCTTCGTTCGATTTAGCTGAAATCATCTTGAACAAATCTCCCGACTTATCCGCCACGACTTTACGTACATCAAATTTTACTCCTAAATCGGCAAGTTTCTTATACGTCTCCACATCATTCTGATCCATGGATAATGATGTACTTACCATTACTTTACCTACAGAATGAGCCATAGAACCGATATTCAGTTCTTTAATTTCCACACCTTTTTCTATTACTTTTAAAGCATCCTGAGGATTTTCAAAAAGCAACAGAGCTTTGGTGTTACCGAAACGTGTATCTTTGGATACCTCTACAAGTTTGTCAAGAGGTATAACATGAGCTTTTACTCCCGGAGGAGCTGCCTGCTCTATAAGTTTTTTACGCAATTCATCTTTTGAAACTGTATCCGATACTACGATAATTCTGTCAGGATTAGTCGCTTTAGTCCAGCTTGTAGCAACTTGACCGTGTAATAAACGTGTATCAACCCGTGCCAATACAATTTTTAATTTCCCGTCTCCTATAACAGTTCCTTCAGGAATAGCTCCCTGAGATATTGACTTTGTTACTTCCTGCTTTTTCTCCGCAGGTTGCAATTCTTCAGGTTTAACCTTTACTTCATCTTTGGCTGCCGAAGTTATAATTTCAGCAAGTTTGTGAGATTTATCCGTATCGTCTCTGCTCGAACATGCTTCTAAAAGCATCGGTAAATTTAATCCTGCTACTATTGCTCTTTTTTCAGGAGCCTCTTCAAATAATCTGTTTGACTGGTTAAACGGACTTCCGCCCCACAAATCAACGAGAAATATAATTTCTTCAGTTCCTAAATTTGTTACTGCATTTTGAAGTTTTCCGTATAAGTCATCAGGACCTTCGTTGGGCATAAAAACAACTGATTCTACTTGTTCCAAATCTCCTAAAATCATTGATGCAGATTGTTTTATTCCTGCAGCAAATTCTCCGTGACTTGCAATGATAATTCCTATCACACTTCTTACCTCCTTTTAATTTTTATAATTATTTTAATATAATTATATTTTTTACAATAATTCCGGTCAATGTTATAACAATCCGAAACTTATAAATCTAAGTAATTTTCCAAACCATGACAGTTCTTCGGCTTCTTCTATTGCAAGAATATCTACTGAAGACACGACATTCCCGTTAGAAAGCACTTCCATCTTACCTATTACATCGCCTTTATTTATTTTTGCTTTAGCATCGATACCTACAGTTTTAAAATCATAATTAGTATCATCAAGCTGATAAACATTTTCCGCAAGTACACCTTTTATTTTTCTCTTTGGCGAATCTTTTATTTTAAATTCTCCTATTTCTTCTCCCATTGTATGTATTTTTTTCAACCTGTTCTTTATTTGAGAAAATTCCTCAAGCTGATCTTTCGTTCTCTGATTATGAGTTTTATGCCCGAGAACTACAGAAATAATCTCGATATTTCCCATTTTACCCGTAACTATTATATTATACCCTGCCTGAACATGAAATCCTGTTTTCAGACCATATATTCCGTATTGACCTAAAAGATGATTTCTGCTTTTATAAATAACCTGTTCTCCCGCCGGATTTACAAGAACAAGTTCAGGCTCGCTTGCCCATTCTCTTATTCTTTTATCTTCTATAGCTTTTTTACCCATAAGGAACATGTCATACGCAGTAGACACATCCATTCCTTTACCTGTCATTGTAGTAGGCAGCCCTGCCGGAGTATGAAACTCGGTATTGTTCATTCCCAATTCTTTAGCTTTTTGATTCATCAATTTTACGAAATATTCTATATTTCCCTTTCCCACATGGTAAGCCACGAGATAAGCCGAATTATTTGCAGAATAAATTATTTCGGATCTTAATAAATCACGAAGCAAATAGCAATCTCCAACTTTGACATTAAGCCAGCTTCCTCCTACATTTGCATTTTGAGGAGTAAAGCATACTTTATCGTCCAAACTTACATTTCCTTTGTCCACTTCATCCAATGCCACAAGGATATTCATAACTTTTGTGAGTGAAGCTATAGGGTGTTGCTGTGTTTCCAATTCTTTTTTGATAATTTTTCCGTCTTTTGTCGCTATAAATTTCAATAATTTATCTTTATACTGGGAAGCTTCTTCTTTTTCTTTATCAATAGCCTGGACTACAGGTTTTCTTTTGTCAATTTTAGGTTTTTTCTGTTCTTCTTTTTTTCTGTTTTCTTCCAGTATTTTTGAAATATCTTCGTTTACAATATCTGTTCCGCCATTTGTAACATTATTATTTATATTTGTGTTATTCTTCTGTTCATTGTTATTTTTTGGAACTGTAGTGTTTATCGTATTATTTTTGTTATTTGTATTACTTATATTTTCTTTTCCGTCTATGTTATTCTGATTATTTTTATCGTTAGTTCCGTTATCTATATCTGTCTCGTTATTATCTTCAGGCAAAAATATTCCCTGTTTTTCTCTTTTTTTTCTTTCTTTCTCTTCTTTTTTAAGTCTTTTTTTCTCTTCCCTCTCCTGTTTCTTTCTTTCTTTTTCCGATTGAGAATTTTCTATACTACTGTTTTTTATTATATTTCCTATGTCGTCATTTCTGCTTCCGCCGTCATTATCGCTATGACTTCCTTCTCCGAATACCAGAAGAGTAAATAAACTTAACATCAATACTGTTTTTATGATTTTTTTCAACATTTTTTTGCCTTTCCGATTTATTTCTTTTTAGCCACTTTTTTTCTCTGCTTTTCAGCTTTCTCTTTTTCGCAGTAATTAAAATACTTATTTATTATGCAAATATCGCATTTGGGATTTATAGCTGTAGATACTTCCCTACCATATAAAATAAGATAATGAGAAAATACAAACCAGTATTTTTTCGGTACGATTTTCATAAGTTCTCTTTCGATTATTTCAGGATTGTCACTTTTAGTAAGTCCCATTCTTTTGGAAAGCCTTTTCACGTGAGTATCCACTACAATTCCTTCACTTATTCCCCATACTTCTCCCAATACTACATTTGCAGTTTTTCTCCCTACTCCTGCAAGTTTTACCAGTTCATCCATTTTTTTCGGTATTTTGCCGTTATATTCGTTTAACACCTGTTCAGCATTCAGCTTTATATTTTTTGCTTTGTTTCTATAAAATCCTGTAGATTTTATATATTTTTCAAGTGTTTCCAAATCCATATTATGAATATCTTCAGGAGTTTTCACTACTTTAAACAACTCTTTTGTTACTATATTTACTCTCGCATCGGTACACTGTGCCGACAATATTACCGCTATCATAAGTTGATAGGGAGTTTCAAAATCCAATGCACACTTGGGTTTTCCGTATCTTTCCTGCAAATACGGAAATATCAGATTAAATCTCTCTTTTTTTGTCATACTTTCTCCTAAAAACCGTTTTTCAATAAAAGCTTTATACCTTCCAATACTAAAAAATGCAAAGGATAAAAAAGATAAAAGAAATATTTCATGTTTCTTCCTTTTTTCCCGTTATATAAAAATATAGGAATCAATCCAAACATCGAATAAATCTGTATTTTTGAAATATCAGATATAAAGGGTGCCGCTATGTTAAGTAACAAAAAACTTATTGTTATTTTTATTTTATCCTGTCTGAAAAAATG belongs to Pseudoleptotrichia goodfellowii and includes:
- the rpmB gene encoding 50S ribosomal protein L28; its protein translation is MQICEVFGKRVGHGNMVSHSHRATKRIWRPNLQTMTLNVDGSEIKVRVCTKAMKTLKGKNVDQVKKILLENKDNLSPRISKVLFSAK
- a CDS encoding PTS system mannose/fructose/sorbose family transporter subunit IID, which codes for MAENKIKLSKSDRRSVMLRSQFLQGSWNYERMQNGGWAYSLIPALKKLYPDRNDASAALKRHLEFFNTHPYIAAPILGVTLALEEERANGIPIDDAAIQGVKIGMMGPLAGIGDPVFWFTVRPILGAIAASLATGGSVIAPLFFFIVWNIIRIGFLWYTQEFGYQKGAEITKDLSGGLLQTVTKGASILGMFVMGILVQRWTSINFPMIISKVPLSEGAFIKFPQENVNGAELQRILSEMMSGVSLTPEKITTLQDNLNQLVPGFAALLLTFLCMWLLKKKVNPILIIFGLFAVGILGHLVGIF
- a CDS encoding D-alanyl-D-alanine carboxypeptidase family protein, whose amino-acid sequence is MLKKIIKTVLMLSLFTLLVFGEGSHSDNDGGSRNDDIGNIIKNSSIENSQSEKERKKQEREEKKRLKKEEKERKKREKQGIFLPEDNNETDIDNGTNDKNNQNNIDGKENISNTNNKNNTINTTVPKNNNEQKNNTNINNNVTNGGTDIVNEDISKILEENRKKEEQKKPKIDKRKPVVQAIDKEKEEASQYKDKLLKFIATKDGKIIKKELETQQHPIASLTKVMNILVALDEVDKGNVSLDDKVCFTPQNANVGGSWLNVKVGDCYLLRDLLRSEIIYSANNSAYLVAYHVGKGNIEYFVKLMNQKAKELGMNNTEFHTPAGLPTTMTGKGMDVSTAYDMFLMGKKAIEDKRIREWASEPELVLVNPAGEQVIYKSRNHLLGQYGIYGLKTGFHVQAGYNIIVTGKMGNIEIISVVLGHKTHNQRTKDQLEEFSQIKNRLKKIHTMGEEIGEFKIKDSPKRKIKGVLAENVYQLDDTNYDFKTVGIDAKAKINKGDVIGKMEVLSNGNVVSSVDILAIEEAEELSWFGKLLRFISFGLL
- a CDS encoding DUF956 family protein yields the protein MDINYNLYSFAIEILRNFSNLEDVEKVIFYILGHSLLFFNVRGGIKLAVSLNTKALFVTKGNFLSGGFGNKRGDILIGDRAFEFYNIRNTEDCIQIPWEEIEKVRAQIFFNDRYIRGFFIDTKKSGSFNFVVVKAGKSLKVMRDFLENEKIVRSKPLFSLKKLFRK
- the ppc gene encoding phosphoenolpyruvate carboxylase, translating into MKNLPVTPLPTVKLDKQQETLLEHNRLLGTLLGETIFTYAGLHIFKVTESLREASISYYKTNKQESRKDLSLFCSELGDSEILRVIRGFTYFSVLANIAEDVYQVYQHRNMKFSNKTEMGTLEKSLENLKKKGISVEKILEAMKKVSVVPVLTAHPTQVQRKSILDLMRKITDTLSKYENVQIHQIDENEWIDELNSKIKILWQTSMLRTSQLRVTDEISNALSYYNITFFNEIPELTNKFQEISEKLGESKFEAEKLIPLTMGMWIGGDRDGNPYVTVDTLETSAQAQALTLFQFYLDEIESIYRDLSMSNTMTEVSKDLEKLSEASGKVSPHRVNEPYRRALTAINDRLLATAYKLCENKEVLPPKRKDSLDIPYNSPEEFTKDLEIVANSLIENNSEALVKGKLRNLISGTKIFSFHLATIDLRQDSSIHELCVAELLKSANIMEDYLSLPENARCEMLLRELEHDPRILSDPTISQSELLKGELAIFRKVKSLRDRFGSRIIEKHLVSHATSVSDMLEIAILLKEANLAKGDKNPFCDIQIVPLFETVEDLEASSEILEKWFSLPLVQKWMEKSGRKQEVMLGYSDSNKDGGYLSSSWSLYKAQKKLTALGNKFDVQISFFHGRGGTVGRGGGPSYEAILAQPEGSADGTIRLTEQGEVIGAKYGNPDLGFKNLEALVSAALESGALTVEDAKWGEYEKIIEEISESSYKVYRELVYNTEGFTDFFFEITPINAIAGLNIGSRPSSRKKKQSLESLRAIPWVFSWSQSRIMLPGWYGLGASFTEWINKNPDNLSILQKMYREWPFFRSVISNADMVLSKSDLRIASEYVKLAQNQEVAQKIFSELVKEWELTLDVLKKITGNDVLLADNPELASSLRNRLAYFDSMNYLQIELLKRLREGDESEDLRKALHISINGLATGLRNSG
- a CDS encoding PTS sugar transporter subunit IIB, translated to MIGIIIASHGEFAAGIKQSASMILGDLEQVESVVFMPNEGPDDLYGKLQNAVTNLGTEEIIFLVDLWGGSPFNQSNRLFEEAPEKRAIVAGLNLPMLLEACSSRDDTDKSHKLAEIITSAAKDEVKVKPEELQPAEKKQEVTKSISQGAIPEGTVIGDGKLKIVLARVDTRLLHGQVATSWTKATNPDRIIVVSDTVSKDELRKKLIEQAAPPGVKAHVIPLDKLVEVSKDTRFGNTKALLLFENPQDALKVIEKGVEIKELNIGSMAHSVGKVMVSTSLSMDQNDVETYKKLADLGVKFDVRKVVADKSGDLFKMISAKSNEGLKL
- the nth gene encoding endonuclease III, which codes for MTKKERFNLIFPYLQERYGKPKCALDFETPYQLMIAVILSAQCTDARVNIVTKELFKVVKTPEDIHNMDLETLEKYIKSTGFYRNKAKNIKLNAEQVLNEYNGKIPKKMDELVKLAGVGRKTANVVLGEVWGISEGIVVDTHVKRLSKRMGLTKSDNPEIIERELMKIVPKKYWFVFSHYLILYGREVSTAINPKCDICIINKYFNYCEKEKAEKQRKKVAKKK
- a CDS encoding PTS mannose/fructose/sorbose transporter subunit IIC, producing the protein MDFNIITVVFVLIVAFLAGMEGILDQFQFHQPIIACSLIGLATGHLPECIMLGGALQLIALGWANIGAAVAPDAALASVASAIIFVKAGNFSADGRNAAIVAAITLATVGLVLTMVVRTLSVVIVHQADRAAESGNFKGVEFWHIIALLCQGLRIAVPAVLLLFIPSEIIQGALSSLPKWFTEGMTIGGGFVVAVGYAMVINLMATKEVWPFFFLGFALAPLKELTLIATGIIGVCLAIIYLNLSKKSNSGGGGASSSDDPLGDILDNY